ACAATTAGACAGTCCTATccaattgatctagactgttcattatgtCCAACCCATATTTCTATGGGTTACCATGAAAACATCACATCGATATAACAAatgttaaccatttgatcagtggcctTAAACattgatggtcaagatcatttacacgaAGACAggtctaataaaaaaaaaattgatccactccatccattgcatGGAAAAGGATGGATACGGATAATAAGACCAAATTAAGGACTGATTAAATCATCTGATCACTGTGATTtgtgcatggtagcccatgaaccGTGTTCTTAACTTAATCAACagttcagatggacggtttggactgtccaagtgaactgatgcaaggagcactacaagttatagtgctctagagcactggagcatttctctaatTAGATTAATCTAAACTTCAGTTATTTTCCATTTGGGTGTTTTACAGGTTTCATCTGAGATTCCGACGGTTGGGATTTGATGAGGTGTGAAAGCTCCACCAGTAACAACCGGCAATTCAAGCATACAAAGATAAACGCAAAGGACAAAAAGTAAAGTACGAGGTTTCACATATAACAGGTAAGATTTAGAAAGCTTATCTAGTAAAAGACACGCAACTAGTTAAATATCAGCATGtatcatccaaccgtccaaaatgttggccccaaaatggtacacttatcaagtgggccaccccattaaTTCGTCCAAAGTgcacatgtggaccacctgaagAGCAGATTCGTTTGATTTTTTGTGATAGCTAGGCGATCTGCATGGTGGGCCTACCagttagacagtttggatatcatACGCGCATGACAAGCATGCAAGTATTCACCAGTTGGATGGGTTCGAAGGTGTCAAGTAGTCCAATCTGTTGTATCGTAAGTTACCGTCCTTCCAGTCAACAATATCTAACCTTTCATGTAAGTGTGACATCCTATCCGTCCAATAAGTTGTCCGCACTATGAGGATCagcttgtgcaaaaatcagctacATCCACTTTTCAAATGAGCCTTATTTTTGCATAAGGTGATCCTTATGGTCACACCAACCTATTGAAAGTGTTGGATTTTGCACACAGATTATAGATTGGAAGTTATTCGGTAGGTGGTCCGTAAATCATGGTCCAACCAGCTGGATTTGAGAACTTCTCCTATTATAATAATTAATACAAGTATGATATGATTATAAATGTATTGTAAGGGTCACTTCTTATGTTTTAGAGAGAAATGCATGACCATGCATTTGTCGCTTGTGAAAATGTTGATTTATCCTTTTCATTCACTCGGATTCGTCTGCAAGCTGATAATCTTATAAAACTGAAAACCAACTAAGGACCGGGAATGACCGAAATATCATTTATTGTTTGATAAATACATACATTGATCAGTTATTTCGTGGTGTTGAGGGGTTCCTTTTAATCCATTCACCGTTTTCCTGATGCATATTGGCCACAGGCCTCCTCATCTGGTTGATagaggaaaatggatggttgataaGAAAAATCACCAATGGCCTGTATTCAGCGTACACTGTCCAAACTCCGTCCTTGCTTTAGATGGGCCATAGCTCTAAAACTAGACTGATTGTACGGATAATCCCAACTTACGTCCAATGGACATTTGGGACTGTTGGCTGTAGTACTTTTCATTcgaaccatccatcttgtggacCACACATGGATAAGACCATCTATCTAGTCAGAGACATTTTTGTTTTATGACCTATCCACAGTAGGGCCCACGACTAGGAACAGGTAGCTCTGAGGTAATCATACATGTATCCCACACCTACGGTGCTGTTGTGCAGTATCCGACTACTCATCAGATCACATGACTTCAAAATCATCGGTCCCACGTTAAGGCCCCGCTCAATTGACTCTTTTGTCCCTGTGAACTTTCCGAATATAGCCCACCTTCACAAGGGCAAAATCAGTCATTTTCTGCACGGTGGGATTGAACTTCTGGGGAGCGGCACCCAAGACCGTGCAGCCCTtatcgtggggcctaccttgatgtatgtattgcgtatccacaccgtccatccgtttttccatatcattttaggtcatgagcccaaaaatgaattatattcgAATCTTAGGTCTGCCATACCATGGAAAACAGCTGTGAGTGACaactgaaaacttcttgtgggccacaaaagctttggatcaagcttatatatttgtttttaaaattttcatccagATTTTTGTAGCcttaacaacaggttggatggaaaataaaaattaccaaAACATGACGgtggcccctaggaagtttttaatggtggattgtTCAATCACCCGTGTTTCTtccagtatggtccacctgaggtttggatcttcaAGGTGAGCCCAACGGTAAGGACCACACGGTCTTCGGTGAGAcctgggccgcacctaatccgcttccgctGATGGCATTTTCGTCATTGTGCCTTTCCGCAATGCTGTCCACGTTTATGGCAGCAAACGGTGCAATGTAACCATCATAattgattaaaaaagaaaaatattatgaGACCAATTTGTTGTCCGACCTCAAcgcgagtgggccccactacggaTGATCACAACCACTGACTATGTGGTCCcaaaaatctttttatttttatttttatttttattcaccCTTTTCTCTTCCAATTATAAAATTCATCAATTCATGTCTCCTCTTCTATTTAAGCCTTTCTCCCGTTTGTTTTCGAacaccctctctctttctctctctcaaaaacaCACAACCACATACACACACTTGGCTCGTGCGACCTGCAATCCAAGTCCCGACCATGAAGGAGGTGATGAAGGTCCGCACGTGCGAGCCCGACTCGCCGTCGCCAGGCCTCGCCAAGCACAAGGAATCGCAGATGATATCGAATTTCAAACCGAAGATCCGCATTATACACATATTCGCGCCGGAGATTATAAAGACGGACGTGTCGAATTTCCGGGAACTCGTCCAAAAGCTCACCGGGAAGCCGACtggaagaaaagagggaaagaagaaggTGAAGAAGGCTACGAGCGTTTCGAGCGATGATGCGTTGGAGAATGCATGTTGTAGGGCGGCCGAAGCAGCTGAGTTTCGTAACGGTTTTTTGAATTCGAGGTTGGATGAGAGAGttaaagaagaggaagaggatatATGGGGAGAGGCAAATTCGAGCTTTTTAGGTGGGTTGGGAGATTTTGATGGTTTCATTCAAGGGCTTACTGATTTTCCTTTACTTCCAATCAATTCTTCTCGTTTGGGTGTGTTTGGAGAGACTCATGTTTCGTAGTAAATTATGGTTTCAATGGATATTTGTGCTTTTGTTTTTTCTTGTTTCAGATGTTGATTTTGGTGTTTGTTTGGTgctagatgttttttttttttttttttgttgaattctctctctctctctctctctctctctcacagtaAACATGGAAGAGTTAAGCATACTtatatttcttccttttcttctcttttcttcccttctcctcttctttcactctcttttttgtttttcattttttacttttttgggTTTTGAGTTTTTTCACAGATAGTAATATGTTGGGTTAAGATCCGAGTCTGCACTTTAATAGGTAGGTTTGGATTTTGGAACAGAGTTTTTGTTTTGTCTTGTTTTGCTTTCTTCTGTTTTTGTTTGGCCTTTGATCTTGTTTTTCTCAGGTGTATTttgtgacctctctctctctctctctctctctctctctctctcacaacgcACACAACGTTTTGCACAATACACTGGGTTTTTGGATTCTGGAAAATGGGGCCCATGGaacggtaatccagaccgttaggCTGTTGTTTACCGTAATGGATGGCCATGCTCTAAAAATATCCTCAACATGACAATCATAGCCTTCTCATTTGCGACCTATAATTAATAGACGTTTATGATTATGAAGAAACGAACCATTCACATTCAAATGAAAAATGGGCCACCACGAGAACCCGAGCACCATTCACATTCAAATGAAAAATGGGCCGCCACGAGAACCCGAGCACACTGTGAGAAGTCTCCTGCCGAGGTTATTATAATTTCTTTTCCTAGCATTGCTGGAGCAATGACACGATGGTGGCTCGCCCAATCGTAATCTGCTGGGCTGCTGCGAACATActcattgatcagatgatcttagCCGTGCAAGTTGTTGTACTTTATCTATGGCCATTATGGGAAAAAGTTAGTAATAAGAGGACATGTGATATTGCATGAGAAATAAAATGTAAATGAAAAAATCTTCAGATACTTGGAGTGCTCTTTCATAATCAAAGTTGGCTTAAATCCAAATTTATAAGTCAGTGATTGGTTGATGAATGATATAGTTGAGTTATCTAAAAGTTTAATTAACAACAAGAAAATTATGGTTGAATAATTTGAGATACAAAAGGTGATCAACATGACCGTTAGTCACATAAAAAAGAACGATTTAAAGAAAAGTGTTTCGGCTACGGTAACCATTAAGTACTTGAAAGAATAAGTTATGATAGAATTCTATAAATAGCAgaagaatttaacaaattatataaaaattaatTATTTACAAATTAAACCAAACAAATCTATTAATTTACTTTCTTTTAGCTTAtttaggagtagcggtaatcAAATAACGGTAATTcttaattataatttttaattgtaatTCAAATTTATGCTTATACGCTAGATTTATTCTCTATTGCTCTTAGTGATTGATTatgaggtgttttttttttttaatttattattatttttattgcaTTAATAttccaaaaaatcattttttttgtgAAAGGCAGAATACAACCCATAGGAAGAATCTCACCCTCATGTTATTGCCCGAACATTATATATTTCTAGAAGTGGCTAAGTGATCAATGCTCTCAGTGTGTGATTATATACATTTGTATATAGGCGTATGTGCTTATTTTAGTACTTGGGGTTGAAGTAATGTGTTTGGATTGAGGCTTTATCGATTTTGGCAATAGGAAACACAAGTGGGACTGATTTATCAATTTAATAATAGCTGTTCATTTTTAAAGCTTCCATTTCTGTACCATGTTGCAATAGCTAGGATAACTTGATTGTCCAATCCTTACCCTCTCATGTACGCAGTGAATGTGGTGGCCCATTAGCTCTCACGTGCGGACGATCCTACATTATCGCATGCGATAGGCAAGCACTATCTCTAGAAATGTCGTAGACAATTAGAGACGCGCATGGGTCAGGTCTAGGTTGGCCCTCGTATGTACGAGCTGTGGGGCCTGGGTTAGGTTTGAGCAGGATTCGGATTCCTCCCGTGCAGAGTTCTCGGTGTTAGAAAAGCTTCATGGcgacaagaagttttcaacactgggcattcaatcaccactgttttctatggtgtggtccacctgagatttggatccaactgttttcagtgtccttaagggcctgtttggccgggcaggctggattggattagcttgtattagaagggattggaaggagcaatTTCGGGATTGGCCGGGCCGGCCAAACAAGCACGATGAAATTCTGCCTGGATTGGAGCAATTCCAttggattgccagcaatccactggcatcaccatcattaccttgaaatccatccaatccctcctaatcccacctaatcccatgatttttgcctgggacatgtttggatgaacaaattggaagggattggctgggCGCAATCCCAGGATTGACCAGGCGGGCCAAACATACTTGGTGGTAGATTCCCTGGatttagcaatcccatggattgcCTGCAAGCCACTGATAGATCCATCATTGAATGCAATCCACTCTATTACAATCTAATCCCGTGGGatgggcctgtccaaacacgCCAATGTTTATATAATGGATGggggcatgaataaaacacatataatcaTTATGGGGTCTACAACCGAATCCAAGTCCGTTTGAGCAGGGCTGTGATAGAATGCGGGAGAGAAATTTAcgatgagaaatttacgactgtacgacccatttatggcccatttaggagactaagcccacctcattttcccttgcgagaatacgccccagctgtacgaaCGCCTTTCCAAAGTCCGGGCCGCCTGACTCGAATCAATCCGAAATATACATAGAATAGTTCAATCTGAGTCCGACCCGGtcaagaaaaccgagtcggattggattagGCACGACTCGGATCGGGATCGAGTGATTAATATTATGCGTCCGAGATCTTCCAATCTAGTAAATTTTTGGTGAATTGGCCGCTTAAGGCTTCCCATCagtatcatatcaacggtttagatcactagtTCATGTGCCACGCATGTAGATCTGAAAGCCCAAACGTAACGTACAATCTCCATCAGAACACGGAACGAAACACCGTTTGATGAGACTAAGGATAAGGGTAGATAGTTGAGTCATGCCACCACACGCGTGCATAGCCCAGTTCTAATGTGCCAACCTAGTACACATGagaaaaatccaatccgtctattaGATGAATCCTCCATGTACATGTTCTGTACCAAAAAATCAGGACTGTAGATTCATCAGGTAGGCTAAGGTGTTCGAAGAAAATAGATGCCCGTCTAATTAAGTATAATTGTCCTTTTGTTTCATGCACTGTGGCCCACCAAGAAAATGGAGTATTCTTTACCGCAAGTTCAAttggtggacagtttggatgttcTGCTCATTTTCTGGATTTGTACATGTAGGCATGTGCACGGGCTGGCCCACAACGTGTGATTGCACACGCATGTAGGATGAGAAATCCGTGTGAGAGTGACTACTTGGGGAGTGGAtgggctagtgtacctcacaccagctatatagctgctgtagtagGTACATGTCCTGCAAcgacgagcactaacgctcctcgagctctgagttgtacaaacagttcaaaggagatcaaagttacatgggctttatggtgatttatttattatatcaacaccgttcatctatttttagagataattttagagcattatccaaaaaatgaattatatcaaaagatcatttggaccacaccataaatagcaattggataatgattttcaccgttaaacaattttacTTACTAATACATCCGGtctggatcggatcggtccgaatcagatccaatcggatcggattccggatcgggtcggttcgaAACAGGGCCTATCCAGACTCGACCCGAAAATATTTCGGATCTGGATGAGGCTACCCGATCCAGACTGATCCAGACCTTCGGTtatgttcgaatcgggtcggatcggacctgaaatgcccagctctactgtggaccccaccttttatccattggatattcttgaagcaatacaaacttaacttcTGAAATAAGACCTCCTCatacggacgacaaattccaggatgaaaatacccctccttttcacggaaacgtattggctactccccttgccacccgCCAATAGCGGtttgtcggtggtctgtgggccccacgtgatgtatgcttttcatctatgccgtccatatagttttccagatcattttatagtatgagaccaaaaatgaggtatatccaaatctcaagtgtaccacattacaggaaatagtgttgaatgagcgtcatgtttgtgagaaatcctccctgtctaagttcattcatagggtcacagagacctggatgaagaggaaaaataaatttcataatgatccaaaacttctgtaacgcctaaaagggttttaatgatagacgtttaATTCTCCACtgccatttacagtgtggtccacttgatagctagatctgtcttatttttcatccaaagccttaatacgagttcgccaaatagatggacggtttggatataacacatacctcataatgggacccacaaaaatcgatggggattacaataggaaaaagaagaagaagaagaagaagccagcGAATTGGGGTTGACCGGGTCAAAGcttggcctatggctacggattataaccgcagccataactgtagtgccgtgcacttttttttaaaaacatttttttttttacatggagaactttttcccccttacatttttctctaatacatgattatgtaaatatgtatatataagtatataaaaatatttttctatcttttaattcatttctttatctatttatttaacaagcatttctcctaaactagaatgatttacgtAACttccacatatgattttggggtaggagaagctaatttagccaaccaacctagttattttccaagattccatcgggtcaatggtcgaaaatccatttcattcagtttgtggtcaatttcaatcacttagcggtcaaacttgaaattcagtgggaaaaacgagaaatttagcggggcaaacatgaaattgaggggggcaaacatgaaattcagtggggcaaacattaaattgagtagggaaaactagaaattcagcagggcaaacattaaattgagcggggcaaactagaaattgagcggggcaaacatgaaaatgagcggggcaagcatgaaattgagcagggcaaccatgaaaatgagcgggcaaccatgaaattgagcggggcaaacataaaattgagtgggacaaacatgaaattgagtagggcaaactagaaatttagcaaggCGAACATGAGGCCTGTGTTAGGGACTGAATATATTTTATATAGGGGAGTGGCTATGAGAGAGAGTCCACCAATTGTAGAACTCTTTCACTTACCTATGTCTTCTCAATCTCTCACGTGTTAACCGGTCGAAACGCTTTGATCGATTAGGTCGACAAGTTTTCGATATGTCGAAAACTGtaaaaattgtccaaatttttttgtcaaaaatttgaatttctttGATAACCTTCAAccttcatgtttaccccgctgaatttcatatttgccccgctcaatttttggtttgccccactcaatttctagtttgccccactcaatttctagcttgcctcgctgaatttctagtttgccctactgaatttcatgtttgccccgctcaatttcattaaTGCCCCGTTGAacttctagtttaccccacttaatttcatgtttgccccgctcaaactagaaattgagcggggcaaactagaatttaagtggggcaaactgaaatttgagcgtggcaaactagaaattgagcagggcaaaccagaaattgatcggggcaaacatgaaattcagtggggtaaactagaatttgagtgggggaaactagagaATCAacagggcaaattgaaaattacgcagggcaaactagaaatttagcggggcaaactggaaattgaacggggcaaacttgaaatttagCTGTGCAAACTAGAAAAGAGTTAGATGTTTTATCATTTTGTAGTTCTTGAAACATGACAGCTAAAAATGACATGCTTTGAGCCATATCAAATTGATCTTAGCGAGGTTCTTACCTTTCTCAACAATTGAGCCTTGATGAATCACAACAATCATATCAGCATTCCTCTCCAACCATTGTGTCAAGACCCTGAATATACAGTATTTCAATAGCAGAAGAGGTAAGTAGCCATTCTCTCCCCTTAAATCATCTGCAACTTGTATATAAGAAACCATGACCAAGGTACAGATTCTATCGTTAGCTTCTATGCAAAGTTGTGGCTATTCCGCAACTTACTTTAATGAATCGAGGTAccccaaacttttttttttaaatttatacaTTGGTGTAGCTCCAATAGTTCTAGAGGTGTTTGGATGTACTATTGGATTGAATTGcatgatgaatgaatgatgaatgatgGAAAATATCATCCAAATTTTCCATTTCCTCTTGATGAAGGGTGTATTacattgcaccaaatatcatgatatttcatgacatTTGGTGTAACCAAATGCGGCCTAAATTAACTCTCATTATTCGGTTCATTTGTATCCAAATGCAGGGTAAGTTACGGCTAAATGGAGATGAACATTCATAATATTCTTCTAGTTAGAAACTTTAGCTGTTTCGCTATattattgtaattttattttcacCAGTCCAACTTAAAATGAAGCCAACTGCAATTTGGGACTGGCTTGATCTCTGATTTGAAGTGCGACTAACCCAAGTTTGGGAATCTCACTTTGCCCCAACTTGATTATCAAAATCCAATTCAATTCTACATCCAAACATAGACTTTAAGAAATGGTTTCAATCACAAGAAGAGCTAAAATATTATTAACCTGAGGCATTTTGTCTATGAACTTTGCAGTATTGGCAATCTCAACTGCAGCTCTAATCTCTTCAATGGTTGCGCCATCCTTACTGTAGGCAATGTTATCTCTAATGCTGAAGTAAACAGCACCGGTTCTTGGCTAACAAGCCCGATTTTCCCTCTTATCCATCTAAGCGGTCACTATAGGCTCCATGTTTGATCACGTTTGAATTGGACAGCTGAACATGATTCTTTGGAGTAACCAAAATTTGATTAAGGACTTAACAggaatttcggggcatgacaatcgaccagatggaatcttagaaaataactagtcTGGTTAGTCTAGTGTCGATAGTTCCAATCGACCAAATAATTCAGGATACTTTATaggatccattaaaatatctagtagaatctcgatcgttaatgaattaccatataatacattgcatattgaagaatatcatgattatcccaagtgagagaatgttggaatcattgGCCATGTATGACATGTTTTCATCTGGTAATGCAATGATTGGTTTAAATTAATCACATTGAGTATATATGGTTTTATAGGCATGAAATACTATAGACAACTCAAGATAGAATTGTATTGAAGAATGACATCTCTCCTTGTACgtgagagattgagaagatgtAGGTAAGTGAAAGAGTTCTACAATGGGTGGACTCTCTCCTATAGTCACTTccctatataaaatgcattcggtctctaacacagacctcatgtttgccctgctaaatttcatgtttgccctgctgaatttctagtttgccctgctcaatttcatgtttgccccgctcaatttctagttttccctgctaaattttatgtttgccccgctcaatttccagtttgaccgcgaactgattgaaattgaccacgaagtgaattaaatggattttcgaccatcgacctgatggaatcttggaaaattggttggctaaagtagcttctcctaccccaaaatcatatgttgtacgttaagtaactaattttggtttagaagatattcttgttaaatgaataaagaaataaataaaaaaagagagaaatttatatatatatatatatatatatatatatatatatatatatatatatatatatatatatatatatatatatatgtacgtatGTATGTCAAACACAAAGGGACTGCCTTCTCCTCATATAGCTGAGAAATTATAGCAGGTTTCTAATGTTGGGCATTttgcttgagtggggtggcctgtgggatgcatgggggcacacttggggtgggctaCCCGTGAGGCGGGCACCAAACCCGGTCGACCCCCACTAGCtggttccttcttcttctttttttttcctatcataatccccaccgatttttgtgggtcccattatgaggtatgtgttatatccaaaccgtccatctatttggcgaactcgtgttaaggcttgaaatgaaaaataagatagatctagctatcaagtggaccacactgtaaaaggcagtggggaattgaacgtctaccattgaaacccttttaggggttacagtagttttggatcattatgaaatttgtttttcctcttcatccaagtctttgtgaccctatgaatgaacttagacggagaggatttctcacaaacatcacaatggccccacttGAGTTCCTAGCGCAGGGACGTCTGTCggcgctcgtctctgcacgccagccaatccgcaagttaggggtattttcgtcctagaATTCGGTGTCCATGTGAGGAGTAGAGGTGGgcagttaagtttgtattgcttggAGAacatccaatggataaaaggtggagtCCACAGTTTTAAATTTCTCGATGCAGGACTACATCACAGCAACACAATGGCAGCCGATTGTGGCCTGATTTTGTCAACACGGACATCCATAGCGTCAggactctattgggcccactgtgatgtatgtgttttatctacacggtCCACCCATTTTGCaatctcattttagagcatgagcccataaataaagtagatccaaagctcaagtagaccacaccatagggataatgatgcccaccgtttaaACTCTCCCGGcactcaccttaatgtttatttgccatctaacctattcataaagttacatgggccctgataaacacaaataacagcttgattaaaaacttttgtaaccctaaGAAATTTGTATTGGTGGACATTCGATCACCagtatttcttgtggtgtggtatacTTGACTATTTGATAGCTTTATTTCTTTAGCTATGTacgtcatgatgggccctacaacgTTTTGTCACTACgaaccatgccataaaataagctggcaaaatggatggacaaccatgccctgaaataagaTGACAaactggatggacaacatggataacatATGTACATCGTGATGGGGCCACCGGTCTCCTGCGCTAGGGCCACTTGATGTAGGTAATATTGGCTAGCACACCAAGGTTTGTTGGGGAAGCACCAGAATATTTCATTAGCCATGCCCTTCCATATAAATTGATTGAGACCTCTCCATAGACTACCATGCATCTCACAGGTCCCAAAGGTGGAATCACACCGTAGCCATTCTGTATCTAAAAGACCCCATCCCGCGAGCCACCCCACCACAATGTGGAGATGCACATGCAACACCATCTCTAATAGCAGCACATGATCCAATGGTTCTTACTGCAGGACGGCCTGATGACATGCATTAATCGAATGCGGGACACGCATTAGGAGGTGCCCATTATGAACATGCCATGTACCGGgtagagaaatgctccaatgccaCGGGAAAACTAtaaatgctcctagttgcatttgtCACTTTAGCAGTCTATTCAATTGATCTAAACTGCCCGTTCACGTTTAGAACATATTAAATCACCCATCTTACAAAAACCTTACTAATTGATGATCCAATTCATCACAGCCATCCATTTTCGAAGCATGGATGGGTTAGTTAAAATGGCCTAACAAAAATCATTTTCGAGAACAGTGAACAATCCATGATATGTCAtaccaaatagatggatcaaattgttgattggacttacTTTTGTGAAATCATCTTGACCATCGATATTAAAGTCCATTAATCAAAAGGTTCATAGTTGTCATATTGGTGTATGCTGGATGAGATGCATTTAGTAATCCATAGGATTAGTTTTAGGTCCCGTTTGGccaggcggattggaagggattggatggtat
This region of Magnolia sinica isolate HGM2019 chromosome 1, MsV1, whole genome shotgun sequence genomic DNA includes:
- the LOC131220875 gene encoding VQ motif-containing protein 25-like codes for the protein MKEVMKVRTCEPDSPSPGLAKHKESQMISNFKPKIRIIHIFAPEIIKTDVSNFRELVQKLTGKPTGRKEGKKKVKKATSVSSDDALENACCRAAEAAEFRNGFLNSRLDERVKEEEEDIWGEANSSFLGGLGDFDGFIQGLTDFPLLPINSSRLGVFGETHVS